The Desmonostoc muscorum LEGE 12446 genome includes a region encoding these proteins:
- a CDS encoding ATP-grasp domain-containing protein, with translation MLDNVSLLLQACENLNISYEIIYPAENLIKVKFNNKHHYFCNYSTPLINQAVAKIVRDKEYTYHLLNKKIKLPRTMGFLSPLCDPKYKMYLKFPTIEDIILEIQENFETPVIVKRNSGSSGHNVFLCQNQDEIENALKEIFNLNSKYDYVAIAQELIHIKSEYRAVFLNKELVLLYEKDITNANFIGNLSPLHWDGAKAKYISDPKILSEIDNFARPIFEELDLDYGGLDIVLDKDNQYWLIEINSHPNFTIFTRDNGKEHALKVFEKILITLASK, from the coding sequence ATGTTAGACAACGTTTCGTTATTACTCCAAGCCTGTGAAAACTTAAATATCAGCTATGAAATTATTTATCCTGCTGAAAATTTAATCAAAGTAAAATTTAATAATAAACACCACTACTTTTGTAATTATAGCACTCCGTTAATTAATCAAGCAGTGGCAAAAATTGTCAGAGATAAGGAATATACTTATCATCTTTTAAATAAAAAAATTAAACTTCCTCGCACAATGGGGTTTCTTTCACCTCTTTGCGATCCAAAATACAAGATGTACTTAAAATTTCCAACTATTGAAGATATTATCTTAGAAATTCAGGAAAATTTTGAAACACCTGTGATTGTAAAAAGAAATTCTGGTTCAAGCGGACATAACGTCTTTTTATGCCAGAATCAAGATGAAATTGAAAATGCTTTAAAAGAGATTTTTAATCTTAATAGCAAGTATGATTACGTCGCTATTGCCCAAGAATTAATTCACATTAAATCTGAATATAGAGCAGTTTTCTTAAATAAAGAGTTAGTTCTACTCTATGAAAAAGATATAACTAACGCGAATTTTATAGGTAACTTAAGTCCTCTCCACTGGGATGGCGCAAAAGCCAAATATATCAGCGATCCCAAAATATTGTCAGAGATTGATAACTTTGCCAGACCGATTTTTGAAGAATTAGACCTTGATTATGGTGGGTTAGATATCGTATTAGATAAAGATAACCAATATTGGTTAATTGAAATCAATTCTCACCCTAATTTTACCATTTTCACCAGAGACAATGGCAAGGAACATGCATTAAAAGTTTTTGAAAAAATCCTAATTACTTTAGCCTCAAAATAA
- a CDS encoding antibiotic biosynthesis monooxygenase family protein translates to MILEAVMLHVKPGLESDFESDFKKASKIISSIKGYLSHELHRCIEVQGKYLLLVRWESLESHTVGFRGSAEYQEWKKLLHHFYDPFPTVEHFHEVEI, encoded by the coding sequence ATGATTCTTGAGGCTGTGATGCTTCATGTTAAACCCGGTTTGGAATCCGATTTTGAAAGTGATTTCAAAAAAGCTTCTAAAATTATTTCCTCAATTAAAGGATATTTATCCCATGAGTTGCACAGATGCATAGAAGTCCAAGGAAAATATTTATTACTTGTAAGGTGGGAAAGTTTAGAATCTCATACTGTGGGATTTCGAGGTTCTGCTGAATATCAAGAGTGGAAGAAACTTCTGCATCATTTTTACGATCCATTTCCCACAGTTGAACACTTTCATGAAGTTGAAATATAG
- a CDS encoding cobaltochelatase subunit CobN, whose product MHRISGISGGLNQSESLIFVEQTPATLVLITAADTDIQTLAAAVGKLPAPFPTFRVANLLQLQQQLSIDTYAEQVLELAQVIILRLLGGRSYWAYGLEVVQEIVQRNGTTLIVMPGDDSLDPDLISHSTVPLGIVNQVWQYFSEGGVENFVNALQFIADTCLSTAYNPPLPQRIPRVGLYEWGVGSGEWGVGSEGDEGDEGDEGDEGDEGAGGAGGAGEAGGERITNAPCPMPNAQCPMPHAQCPMPKVGILFYRAHYLAGNTKVIDALCQALVQKNLQPVPVFVSSLREPDVQIELSEFFQPKEGEPIALLLNTTSFSLARLESETPQTELWQKLDVPVFQVILSGGSVEQWELQFQGLSPRDIGMNVALPEVDGRIITRAVSFKAVQTRNSDLETDVVVYEPVSDRIEFVAQLAANWVRLRSKPPQERRIALILANYPNRNGRLANGVGLDTPASCTEILQALHQAGYQVENPPAQGDELIQRLTSGVTNDPESQEWHPVQQSVSWTEYQEYFASLPPAVQQGISERWGLGTGDWGLGTGEKENGGDKSNIQSPIPSPQSPIPNPQSPIPVPGIQLGNIFVGIQPPRGYDNDPSLNYHAPDLEPTHAYLAFYYWVRECFGADAVVHVGKHGNLEWLPGKSVALSSNCYPEVAFGALPHLYPFIVNDPGEGSQAKRRAQAVIIDHLTPPMTRAELYGSLQQLENLIDEYYEAESLDPSRLPVIRDRIRELILQENLHLDLGIQNAEILNSEFLILNSLDGYLCELKEAQIRDGLHIFGQCPQGQQLRDLIVAIARIPNRYSLGITRAIAQDWGLDFDPLTADLSMTSGQYSVVNGTECRTIGDIVEVLEQHAALLVEKLISQNSELRTQNSEFPVSPSPSSPSSPSSPHPPTPHSPLPTPHRSQLDTRSPASRFTTN is encoded by the coding sequence ATGCATCGTATTAGTGGCATATCGGGTGGATTGAATCAGTCAGAGAGTTTAATTTTTGTAGAACAAACTCCAGCGACTCTGGTGTTGATTACGGCTGCTGATACCGATATTCAAACCTTGGCAGCTGCCGTTGGCAAATTACCTGCACCCTTTCCTACATTCAGAGTCGCCAACTTATTGCAATTGCAGCAACAATTAAGTATAGATACTTACGCAGAGCAAGTTTTAGAACTTGCCCAGGTAATCATTCTACGCCTGTTAGGAGGACGTTCCTACTGGGCTTATGGCTTAGAAGTAGTGCAGGAAATTGTGCAACGTAATGGTACAACCCTTATTGTAATGCCCGGAGACGACAGTCTTGATCCCGACTTGATATCCCACTCTACTGTGCCTTTGGGTATTGTTAACCAGGTATGGCAGTATTTTAGCGAAGGCGGAGTAGAAAATTTCGTGAATGCTCTGCAATTTATCGCCGACACTTGTTTGTCAACTGCATACAATCCTCCATTACCCCAGCGCATACCGCGTGTGGGATTGTATGAATGGGGAGTGGGGAGTGGGGAGTGGGGAGTGGGGAGTGAGGGGGATGAGGGGGATGAGGGGGATGAGGGGGATGAGGGGGATGAGGGAGCAGGGGGAGCAGGGGGAGCAGGGGAGGCAGGGGGAGAAAGGATAACCAATGCCCCATGCCCAATGCCCAATGCCCAATGCCCAATGCCCCATGCCCAATGCCCCATGCCCAAAGTCGGCATACTTTTCTACCGCGCCCATTATTTAGCGGGAAACACTAAGGTAATTGATGCTTTATGCCAAGCTTTAGTACAGAAAAATTTACAACCTGTGCCAGTTTTTGTTTCGTCATTGCGTGAACCAGATGTTCAAATTGAGTTGAGTGAATTTTTTCAACCCAAAGAAGGCGAACCAATTGCGCTGCTGCTGAATACCACCAGTTTTTCTTTAGCAAGGTTGGAGAGCGAAACACCCCAAACCGAACTGTGGCAAAAATTAGATGTGCCTGTATTCCAGGTTATCCTCAGTGGCGGATCAGTTGAACAGTGGGAGTTACAGTTTCAAGGACTTTCTCCCCGCGATATTGGGATGAATGTAGCGCTACCAGAAGTAGATGGGCGGATTATTACTCGTGCTGTGTCTTTTAAAGCAGTTCAAACTCGTAATTCCGATTTAGAGACAGATGTGGTAGTTTATGAACCAGTGAGCGATCGCATCGAGTTTGTTGCTCAACTAGCAGCAAATTGGGTGCGTCTGCGTTCAAAACCACCCCAAGAGCGGCGAATTGCCCTAATTCTGGCAAATTACCCCAACCGCAATGGACGCCTTGCTAATGGTGTGGGACTCGATACCCCAGCTAGTTGCACAGAAATCCTGCAAGCTTTACACCAAGCCGGGTATCAAGTAGAAAATCCACCTGCTCAAGGAGATGAGTTGATTCAACGGCTAACATCTGGCGTAACCAACGATCCGGAAAGTCAAGAATGGCATCCGGTGCAGCAAAGTGTCTCTTGGACAGAATATCAAGAGTATTTCGCTTCATTGCCACCAGCCGTGCAGCAAGGTATTAGTGAAAGGTGGGGACTGGGGACTGGGGACTGGGGACTAGGGACTGGGGAAAAGGAAAACGGGGGAGACAAGAGCAATATCCAATCTCCAATCCCCAGTCCCCAATCCCCAATCCCCAATCCCCAATCCCCAATCCCCGTTCCAGGAATTCAACTCGGCAACATTTTCGTGGGAATTCAGCCACCAAGGGGCTATGATAATGACCCCAGTTTGAATTATCATGCGCCGGATTTAGAGCCAACTCATGCTTATTTAGCTTTTTACTATTGGGTTAGAGAATGTTTTGGTGCTGATGCTGTAGTTCATGTGGGCAAACACGGAAATTTAGAATGGCTACCCGGTAAAAGTGTGGCTTTATCAAGTAATTGTTACCCAGAAGTAGCTTTCGGCGCACTTCCCCACCTCTACCCGTTTATTGTCAATGACCCTGGTGAGGGTTCCCAAGCCAAACGTCGCGCCCAAGCAGTGATTATAGATCACCTGACGCCACCCATGACTCGTGCGGAACTCTACGGTTCTTTGCAACAGTTAGAAAATTTAATTGATGAGTATTATGAAGCGGAAAGTTTAGATCCTTCCCGTTTACCAGTGATTCGCGATCGCATCCGCGAATTGATTCTTCAAGAAAATTTACATCTGGATTTAGGAATCCAAAACGCAGAAATTTTAAATTCAGAATTTTTAATTTTGAATTCTTTAGATGGTTATCTTTGTGAACTCAAAGAAGCTCAAATCCGTGATGGCTTACACATTTTTGGGCAATGTCCCCAAGGACAGCAACTAAGGGATTTAATAGTAGCGATCGCTCGCATACCCAATCGCTATTCTTTAGGCATTACCCGCGCCATAGCCCAGGATTGGGGTCTAGACTTCGACCCCCTCACAGCAGACTTGTCCATGACTAGTGGTCAATATTCAGTAGTCAATGGCACAGAATGTCGCACCATCGGTGATATTGTTGAAGTCCTAGAACAACACGCCGCCCTTTTAGTAGAAAAACTCATCAGCCAGAACTCAGAACTCAGAACTCAGAATTCAGAATTCCCCGTCTCACCATCCCCCTCATCCCCCTCATCTCCCTCATCCCCCCATCCCCCCACTCCCCACTCCCCACTCCCCACTCCCCACCGTTCTCAACTGGATACGCGATCGCCTGCTTCCCGCTTTACAACAAACTGA
- a CDS encoding AAA family ATPase, producing the protein MKVKRLKMESFRGIGDLTLEFDEMSPTVLIGINGVGKSSILDCIAILLSHLIARSQFDYTAERYFQEDDIKNKYKKTRNEITILLLYRQLTWSLTALRQQETTEINNDLTELIAAIEDDDIYKQLEGGENTNIPLAVYYPVNRAVFDIRLKIKENVNQLYLDPYKKALTGISIDFGYLFQWFREREDLENEERRDNPAHRDKQLEAVRQAIYLLIPDFYNLRVRRSPLRMTVRKQGEELIVNQLSDGEKCLLAMVGDLARRLAIANPSLPDPLQGSGVVLIDEIELHLHPKWQREIIPALTRTFPNCQFIVSTHSPQVISQVKPEGIYILEKTDEGVIAKKPESSFGRDSNRILEDLMGVPARPQEIKDRLHELFRLIDEGNLDGARQLSQEIADIIGQDEPELVKASVSIRRKEILKR; encoded by the coding sequence ATGAAAGTCAAGCGCTTGAAAATGGAATCATTCCGTGGAATAGGTGATTTGACGCTAGAGTTTGATGAAATGAGTCCAACGGTGCTTATTGGTATCAACGGTGTGGGAAAATCGAGTATTCTTGATTGTATAGCTATACTCCTATCTCATCTAATAGCTAGAAGTCAATTTGACTATACTGCTGAACGTTATTTTCAAGAAGATGATATCAAAAATAAATATAAAAAAACGCGGAATGAAATTACAATTTTACTCTTATATCGGCAATTAACTTGGTCTTTAACAGCACTTCGCCAACAAGAAACTACAGAGATAAACAATGATCTTACAGAGTTAATAGCAGCAATTGAAGATGACGATATATATAAACAATTAGAAGGCGGTGAAAACACCAACATACCTCTGGCAGTTTACTACCCTGTAAATCGAGCAGTTTTTGATATTCGTTTAAAAATCAAGGAAAATGTAAACCAACTATATTTAGACCCCTACAAAAAGGCACTAACAGGGATAAGTATTGATTTCGGCTACTTATTTCAATGGTTTAGAGAACGCGAAGATTTGGAGAACGAAGAACGACGAGATAATCCTGCTCACAGAGATAAACAGTTAGAAGCAGTGCGACAAGCTATATATTTGTTAATTCCTGATTTTTATAATTTACGAGTACGGCGTTCGCCCTTGAGAATGACTGTCAGAAAACAAGGTGAGGAACTTATAGTCAATCAGCTATCTGATGGTGAAAAATGCTTGCTGGCAATGGTGGGAGATTTAGCAAGACGATTGGCGATCGCCAACCCTAGTTTACCAGATCCACTCCAAGGTAGTGGCGTTGTTTTAATTGATGAAATTGAACTACATTTACACCCAAAATGGCAACGAGAAATTATTCCAGCTTTGACAAGAACATTTCCCAATTGTCAATTTATTGTCAGTACCCATTCGCCTCAAGTAATTAGCCAAGTTAAGCCGGAAGGAATTTATATTTTAGAAAAAACAGACGAAGGTGTTATTGCAAAAAAACCAGAAAGTTCTTTTGGAAGAGATAGCAATCGCATATTAGAAGACCTCATGGGTGTTCCAGCACGTCCACAAGAAATTAAAGATCGCCTACATGAGTTATTTAGACTCATTGATGAGGGAAATCTTGATGGTGCTAGGCAATTATCTCAGGAAATTGCTGACATTATTGGACAAGATGAGCCAGAATTAGTAAAAGCAAGTGTATCTATTCGACGCAAAGAGATTTTGAAGCGGTGA
- a CDS encoding type II toxin-antitoxin system RelE/ParE family toxin, whose product MPETRIIFFQNDRGEVPVLKWLNKLLKQDRKGYANCIARIEQLAEYGFELRRPAADFLRDGIYELRAKHVRIQYRILYFFHGQNVVILAHAIIKEDNQVPDPEIDLALTYKNLFILNSEVHTYIEPEEETDEEN is encoded by the coding sequence ATGCCAGAAACACGGATTATTTTCTTTCAGAATGATAGAGGAGAAGTTCCAGTCTTAAAGTGGCTAAACAAATTACTCAAACAAGATCGTAAGGGATATGCGAACTGCATCGCCAGAATTGAGCAATTAGCTGAGTATGGTTTTGAATTAAGACGACCCGCCGCAGATTTTCTGCGTGATGGTATTTATGAACTAAGAGCCAAGCACGTCAGAATACAGTATAGAATTCTATATTTTTTTCATGGTCAAAACGTAGTAATTTTAGCTCATGCCATCATTAAAGAGGATAACCAAGTTCCAGATCCAGAAATTGATTTAGCATTAACATACAAAAATTTATTCATACTCAATTCAGAAGTTCATACTTATATCGAACCAGAGGAAGAAACAGATGAAGAAAACTAA
- a CDS encoding helix-turn-helix domain-containing protein → MKKTNDALKIIKRMMKSDPELQQMVRESSLNAQVSQIIYDARKQEGLTQQQLADLIGTTQSVIARLEDADYEGHSLSMLARIAAALNQKIEIKMSPKELA, encoded by the coding sequence ATGAAGAAAACTAATGATGCACTGAAAATCATTAAAAGAATGATGAAGTCAGATCCAGAATTACAGCAGATGGTTAGAGAATCATCTTTAAATGCTCAAGTATCTCAAATCATCTACGATGCACGCAAACAAGAAGGACTAACCCAGCAACAACTAGCCGATTTAATCGGTACTACCCAGTCAGTCATTGCTCGATTGGAAGATGCTGACTATGAGGGACATTCTTTGTCTATGTTGGCTCGGATTGCAGCAGCTTTAAATCAAAAAATAGAAATTAAAATGTCACCTAAAGAACTTGCTTAA
- a CDS encoding retron system putative HNH endonuclease: MKYINKSEEPESFTDWKNNANDDWEPSWSIFSNPQKTDVHNSLLKEQGFICCYCGRQINSENSHIEHLKPRTTYPELALEYTNLLASCQKDTVPKEPLHCGKKKDKWHDEHLLVSPLDINCAEFFRYTDDGQILATNNSEKQLPAKTTIDKLGFNIDKLIDLRAKALEPILEIINTITDEERQDLILGYSETDSRGHYEEFCAAIIYLLKN; this comes from the coding sequence GTGAAATATATTAACAAAAGTGAGGAGCCAGAAAGTTTTACTGATTGGAAAAACAATGCTAATGATGACTGGGAACCAAGTTGGTCTATTTTTAGTAATCCACAAAAAACTGATGTACATAATTCTTTGTTAAAAGAACAAGGTTTCATCTGCTGTTACTGTGGAAGACAGATTAATAGTGAAAATAGCCATATTGAACATTTAAAGCCCAGAACAACTTATCCTGAATTAGCGCTAGAATATACAAATCTTTTGGCGTCATGCCAAAAAGATACAGTACCCAAGGAACCTCTGCATTGTGGTAAGAAAAAAGATAAATGGCATGATGAACATCTCTTGGTTTCGCCTCTAGATATTAACTGTGCAGAGTTTTTTAGATACACTGATGATGGACAGATTTTGGCGACAAATAATTCAGAAAAGCAATTACCTGCTAAAACAACAATTGATAAACTCGGATTCAATATTGACAAACTGATAGATTTACGTGCAAAAGCTCTTGAGCCAATATTGGAAATCATCAACACAATTACAGACGAAGAAAGGCAAGACTTGATTCTAGGCTACAGTGAAACTGATTCTAGAGGACATTACGAAGAGTTTTGTGCTGCGATTATCTATTTACTAAAGAATTAG
- a CDS encoding metallophosphoesterase family protein, translated as MSLKRRQFLFLSSLGAIGTGFLGWMLNHQSADISDSTTAIAANPPKKDLLLRFVSVADTGTGAKGQYAVAGAMNFYHKQNPYNLVVLAGDNIYNNGEIEKISAVFERPYQGLLKQGVKFQACLGNHDIRTANGEPQLKYVGFNMNGRRYYTFRRGTVQFFALDTNSNADWKNQLAWLEKELSRSNAAWKVVFGHHPIYASGVYGSNPEFIKTFTPLFEKYGVQVYINGHEHHYERTRAINGTTYLVTGGGAGTRPVGRSEWTEYSAERLSFAAYEVYPDRIEVSAIATDNRIFDKGIIQLKSA; from the coding sequence ATGAGCTTGAAACGCCGTCAATTTTTATTTTTAAGTAGCCTGGGCGCCATCGGTACAGGATTTTTGGGCTGGATGTTAAATCATCAAAGTGCTGATATTAGCGATTCCACAACAGCCATAGCCGCCAACCCACCGAAAAAAGACTTGTTATTACGTTTTGTGTCTGTTGCAGATACAGGAACCGGCGCTAAAGGACAGTATGCTGTGGCTGGGGCAATGAATTTTTATCACAAACAAAATCCTTACAATTTAGTCGTTTTAGCTGGAGATAACATTTACAATAACGGCGAAATTGAGAAAATTAGTGCAGTTTTTGAGCGTCCTTATCAAGGTTTACTCAAGCAAGGTGTCAAATTTCAAGCTTGTTTAGGTAATCACGATATTCGGACTGCAAATGGCGAACCACAGCTGAAGTATGTCGGCTTTAATATGAACGGAAGACGATATTATACATTTCGCCGTGGAACTGTACAATTTTTCGCTTTAGATACTAATAGTAATGCTGATTGGAAAAACCAGCTAGCTTGGTTAGAAAAAGAATTAAGTCGCAGTAATGCAGCTTGGAAAGTTGTATTTGGTCATCATCCAATTTATGCATCTGGTGTTTATGGAAGTAATCCAGAGTTTATTAAAACTTTTACTCCGCTGTTTGAAAAATACGGTGTTCAAGTTTATATCAATGGACACGAACATCATTATGAACGCACGCGTGCAATTAATGGAACGACTTATTTAGTTACTGGTGGGGGTGCTGGTACGCGTCCTGTAGGGCGTTCCGAGTGGACAGAATATTCTGCCGAGAGGTTGAGTTTTGCGGCGTATGAAGTGTATCCAGATAGAATAGAAGTAAGTGCGATCGCTACTGATAATCGCATCTTTGATAAAGGTATTATTCAATTAAAATCGGCGTAG
- a CDS encoding GAF domain-containing sensor histidine kinase, which produces MLSSPDLSFSRTLPIVVFNQLGELLEQMAQTVGSPALVITEAVLASIRIPVEWERQRFTVVVSEQFSGLLVGNLEVDEGEQLPTQNSYTDGINGVSATLTFNLEAIASFVLELRDLFECNSDTHQNLERYRQVIRPNDPTLQSQFTLLLLEYFLTQPNQEIIPPPSVIGPAVYICQPVEDALKKQISQEQLLNQVTTQIRKSLDLPVIMATAITQVREFLELDRLVIYKFPGSKVKTQEYQFDSIDFYGTALPTTEGILASGIKSEISIRGSQGSDFSTNNDNGRPPLSLSVNSQSLPEEYQKYRGYIVYEARAKDGITSVLNYREKNCFFPTSQCWEKYRQGFTLAVDDIEKTYALEECLLNFLRECQVRAKLAAPIIFEEKLWGLLIAHQCDRPRQWTDSEKKLLSSIAEQLAIAIHQAELMQTLTQEKQTLEERVIERTRALRDALLAAEAASRLRSEFLATISHELLTPLTYVIGMSSTLLRWPLGELSQRQRDYLQTIHDSGEHLLEMINDILDLSQIEAGKTALNISEFSLVSVAQRTVESLQQKATSEQVNLKLDLQIDPKRDRFTADSERLEQVLWNLLTNAIKFTPENGSVTLRLWVEDDTAIFQVEDTGIGIPEEKLPLLFEKFQQLDTPYRRRYEGTGLGLALTKQLVELHRGRIEVESTVSVGSIFTVWIPTQTMKVPNSH; this is translated from the coding sequence ATGCTGAGTTCTCCTGATTTGAGCTTTTCTCGAACCTTGCCTATTGTTGTATTCAATCAGCTTGGGGAATTGTTAGAGCAGATGGCTCAAACGGTGGGAAGTCCAGCTTTGGTAATAACAGAAGCTGTGTTGGCGTCGATTCGCATACCTGTGGAGTGGGAAAGGCAAAGGTTTACAGTAGTAGTTTCTGAGCAGTTTAGTGGGCTGTTGGTGGGGAATTTGGAGGTAGATGAGGGAGAACAACTACCTACTCAGAACTCTTATACAGACGGGATTAATGGCGTCTCTGCTACATTGACATTTAATTTAGAGGCGATCGCCTCTTTTGTGTTGGAATTGAGAGATTTGTTTGAGTGCAATTCTGATACTCACCAAAATCTCGAACGTTATCGCCAAGTTATTAGACCTAATGATCCTACACTCCAAAGTCAATTCACGCTGTTGTTATTAGAATATTTTCTAACTCAGCCAAACCAAGAAATAATACCACCTCCAAGTGTAATTGGACCGGCTGTTTATATTTGTCAGCCAGTGGAAGATGCCCTAAAAAAACAAATTTCCCAAGAACAACTGTTAAATCAGGTAACAACGCAGATCCGCAAAAGCCTTGATTTGCCAGTAATTATGGCAACGGCAATTACACAGGTGCGTGAGTTTCTAGAATTAGACAGATTAGTAATTTATAAATTTCCGGGTTCCAAAGTCAAGACTCAAGAATACCAGTTTGATAGTATTGATTTCTATGGCACGGCACTACCTACAACAGAGGGAATTTTAGCTAGTGGTATCAAATCTGAAATTTCAATTCGAGGAAGCCAAGGCTCGGATTTTTCCACTAATAATGATAATGGTAGACCCCCGCTTTCTCTGTCAGTAAATAGTCAATCTCTACCAGAAGAGTATCAAAAGTATCGCGGTTATATTGTCTATGAAGCCCGTGCTAAAGATGGTATTACATCGGTATTGAATTACAGAGAAAAAAATTGTTTTTTCCCAACCTCTCAATGTTGGGAAAAGTATCGCCAGGGCTTTACTTTAGCTGTGGATGATATCGAAAAAACCTATGCTTTAGAAGAGTGTTTGTTAAATTTTTTAAGGGAATGCCAAGTCCGGGCAAAGTTGGCTGCACCGATTATCTTTGAGGAAAAACTCTGGGGATTGCTAATTGCTCATCAGTGCGATCGCCCACGTCAGTGGACTGATAGCGAAAAAAAGTTGCTGAGTTCCATCGCTGAACAATTAGCGATCGCCATTCACCAAGCGGAGTTAATGCAAACCCTCACCCAAGAAAAACAAACCCTGGAAGAACGAGTCATTGAACGTACAAGGGCGCTACGCGATGCCCTCCTCGCCGCCGAAGCTGCTAGCCGCCTTAGAAGTGAATTTCTCGCTACCATCAGCCATGAATTACTCACGCCTTTAACTTATGTGATTGGGATGTCTTCGACGTTGTTACGCTGGCCTTTGGGTGAATTAAGTCAACGACAACGGGATTATTTGCAAACAATCCACGACAGTGGAGAACATTTATTAGAAATGATTAATGACATCCTCGATTTATCACAAATCGAGGCTGGAAAGACAGCTTTAAATATTTCGGAATTTTCTTTGGTGAGTGTTGCACAAAGAACTGTGGAATCATTACAACAAAAAGCAACAAGCGAACAAGTAAATCTCAAACTTGATTTGCAAATTGATCCAAAGCGCGATCGCTTTACCGCCGATTCTGAACGATTAGAACAAGTTCTCTGGAATTTATTAACCAATGCGATTAAATTTACCCCCGAAAATGGCAGCGTTACTTTGCGTCTTTGGGTGGAAGACGACACCGCTATTTTTCAAGTGGAAGATACTGGAATTGGCATTCCTGAAGAAAAATTACCATTATTGTTTGAGAAATTTCAGCAACTCGATACACCCTATCGCCGCCGCTACGAAGGTACCGGATTGGGACTAGCTTTAACTAAACAACTTGTAGAACTCCATCGGGGTCGAATTGAAGTAGAATCAACCGTGAGTGTTGGCTCAATTTTTACTGTGTGGATACCAACTCAGACAATGAAAGTACCCAATAGTCACTAG
- a CDS encoding GAF domain-containing protein: MNQPDIPAAIANIIESSPTPDVLFSELLPAVGEFLQCDRCFLYLHNPQRNLGRVAFCWVRTPDFPTIYTENWQPQPLSFSDEDPMFAAALHGKPSIFVEDVETADSKILNRKFEQDNFGHRALIHAHIQQDGQLWGVLQPCIFGHPRIWTEYERVVINNIVQKITPLTVDYVKSAFD, encoded by the coding sequence ATGAATCAGCCAGATATTCCTGCTGCAATCGCCAATATTATAGAATCATCTCCAACACCGGATGTTCTATTTTCTGAACTGTTACCGGCTGTGGGTGAGTTTTTGCAGTGCGATCGATGTTTTCTATATTTACACAATCCCCAGAGGAATCTTGGTAGAGTTGCCTTTTGTTGGGTTCGCACACCAGATTTTCCGACAATTTATACTGAAAATTGGCAACCGCAACCCCTATCTTTTTCAGATGAAGATCCGATGTTTGCCGCTGCACTGCATGGCAAACCCTCAATCTTTGTAGAAGATGTGGAAACGGCTGATTCTAAAATTTTAAATCGCAAATTTGAACAGGATAATTTTGGGCATCGCGCCCTGATTCATGCCCATATTCAACAGGATGGTCAACTCTGGGGTGTTTTACAACCATGCATTTTTGGTCATCCCAGAATTTGGACTGAGTATGAACGGGTGGTGATTAATAATATTGTGCAAAAAATCACACCTTTGACAGTTGATTATGTCAAGTCTGCTTTTGATTAG